The following is a genomic window from Colletotrichum lupini chromosome 5, complete sequence.
GGAGAGTGGGTCGAGGCGACGGAGGTAACACAGGTTCCGCGTCCGTGCCTTTAATTGCTACTTTATGGCACACATCTGTATGTACCCAGATTCTGCTCTAGCAAGTCATCTCTCAGATCTGAGCTGCTTTTCCAACACAGTCTCTAAGCGGCCGATTCTTAATATATGCAGATGCCTCTTATACCAATTCTTTCGGAAGATGGATGTGTCCCCAAAGCTTTGAAATGGAGAACATGGCCATCAACCCGTTTCTTGAATCATGTCCGTCCCATTTTGGTCTAGTGCCCAGCCTCTATGTCAGATGAAGGTAAACCGTTTGTAATCGGAGCCAAACTCCATGCTGTGCCCGCTTAGTCATGATACGAGATCTTTCAAAACCTGGGGCATGGCCGCCGACGGAGCTGAGTTTGCTCCGTGTGTCCAATTCGATGCTGTCTTGCACCAACAAGCCCCAGCAGCTTTGCCAGAAGTACCGGCTCCTGGGGAACGCTGATCAATGCCAAAATGCCACCAAAGCGAGCATGCGATATCTGCTATCGTAGAAAAGTGAGGTCACTGAAGTCACCTGTATTTCAAAGGGAGAACAAACTCAGTTGCTGATCTATGTGCTTTGTTATCCCAGATCCAATGTCTTATCCCTGCAGAGGGCCCTCCGTGCGACTGGTGCAGCCATCATGATTCCGAATGCACTTTTCACCGCGATGCGCcacggaggaagaggaaagccAAGTCAGTAACTCTCAACCACTCTCCAAAGCAAGAATGTCCCTATAATGCGCCTTTGCTGACCAGTAACGGCTCTTTCTCTTAGGGTAACGTTGGGCGACGTCCAAGGCCTCAACAATCGCATACAGCAGCTCGAAGATGCGCTAGCCAAGGCGAACTCTCAGCAACCAACTCAGGCAGACACCCCTAATCAAGGCCAACCAACTCCAGCGATATCCGTATCTGAGGAGATTTCAAACTCAGCATCTGTCCAAAGTCCAATTCAAGCAACTATTCAGAACTCTATTGCGTTTTCCGATCAATCACTCTCTCCACTGGTCTTCTCTCAAACCCCCACCAGTGTGGATGATACTTACACAACACCACTAGTAGATGGGCCCGGCAGCTATGTCGGTCCCAATTGGTTCTTCAGAGGCATCCACGCATTCTCCGAAGATGGGCGTAGATGGATTTCCTCCAAGACTGGTCAAACCATCGATTGGAGTAAACTTCAAATATTCACACCAAAGCCATCACCTTTCGCGAGGAGACACGCGCAACTTTCGTCAGATCTTTGTCAACTTCCGGATCGAGCTTCTTTAAGAGAGCTTCTGTCTTCGTACTTCATTTCATCTTTCCGCTTAAGATACCCACTCATTGACAAAGTTCTCTTCGAAGAGACAATCAACGAGGCTTACGGAGACCCCGACAATATTTCACCTCTACCAATTCGCCTGGCTGCCCGGGCCTGCGTCTTCGGAGTCGTCAGTCTCATGACGTTACTACCAGACGCTCAGCCTGGTTCCTTAGGGCTAGACGGCAATGAGAGCGCAGCCAGAGCCAGCTATCTTCTCAGTCAACTTGTCGGATATGCAAGCCTCACAACGTTGCAAACAACCCTGTTACTAGTGAGTCGATCCTAGACATTGGCTTTCAGTAGTTCATGCAATGATCAGCAAACTAAATCTAGAGTCAAGCATGTGCAACGTCTCTTATGCGGTTATTGGCAAGACGCCGATTCGCTACTGCCAGGAGCCTGCCGTACAGTGGGTGCACTCGGCGGGCACCATTATCAGCCCTTGAAAACCCTTACAGGAGAGATCCCGCTGTCTGAGAGAAGACAATGCCATATTAGGAACCTCTTCTGGGTTTGCTACATGTCGGATAAAGACTTGTCCCTACGGACAGGACAGCCTCCACTACTTGCTGACATCTACTGTGATCTCACCGTCCCAGAAACTTACCTGAGCTCTTACACCTATCTACGTGGTCTTAATGAGTATCTCCACCATTCAGATGCATCAAGCGATGAGGCCCGCACACCGCACTTCTCGGGAGACGCTCAATTAGGGTATCTCAAAGAGAAGGTATATCGGCTACTTTACTCGGCACAAGCCCTGAGGAACAAAGACAATCGTCTCTTGATTTCAATTCGGGAACTAGATGACGAGATTGAATGCTGGCGTCTGTCAGTTCCGGTGGACTTTCGGCCAGCTCTCTCAGTCTCGTCAAATACTCTTCTAATAACGCCGGAAACAAAACCACCTCATGCACGACGATATTTTCACCTTCTTCTAGAGTATTGGTACCTGATGATCTACGTTCATACCACAGTCAGACGATATGATGCACATACGATAATTGGCGACGGGGGCCAAGACCTTCACAGGGTCATTCACTCAAGCTATGACTTATCAATGGAAGCCGGCAGATCGACGCTTCGATGCCTGCGGGTGTGTATGAATACCTTCTCCTATGAAGGCTTCTGGTTAGTCATCATATTCCCTTCGGCTTCCTCAAGCATCATTGAACCCATACCCGCAGCCAATATTCTTGTGTGGGTGGATGTCTAGCAACTAATGAAGTTCCTAGGCTGCTGATATTTTACGCCACCAATGCGGCCATTGCTCTGTTTCTCAATATGATCATACACCCAGAAGATGCAGACGGCCAGCTCGATCTCGAGCTTCTAATTTCGGCCGCTAACGCAATCCGTGTATCAATACCGCGGGCCTCAACACGTGAAGAAAGTGCGCGCATTCAGAGAACGTCCGACTTCATGATGTGGCTCATGTGGCTCGGCTCATGCGCCATCACCAAGTCGCAGGAAGAGGGATTACAACACGAACTGTGAGAGTCGAGCATACCCGTGGCGGTTTTAAGGAAAGACGCGATTGACAAGATGCCGAGCTCATAAGAAGCGGCTCCCGCTGACAAAGCGGTGAACAAATTCGTAAGGAGCGGCTTAGCGAGCCAAGATGTTAGAGCTCCCCTGGCTCTCGTCTCAACAGAGGTTGCAATCCGAATAATTAAGCGTATTTATACTGCAGAACATACGTTCCCGAAAGCTTCGCTCTTACTGGCGGACGGGACCATGCTCAACGATACACCAGATCAAATACGTGCAGGagttaattaagtttagTCGCGATGCAGTGTCATTCCACCCACTTTCCGGAACCCGAGTAATGCGGCCGGAGTCTCGCTCCTAAGCGGTTTCCATGTGGTTACTGATCAATTCGGTAGCGAGGCTTCTTCTAGAGACCCAGGAATCGATCTGTTCTGTATGGGTCATAACGATCGTATTATACAAATGATTGCTTTCATTCAAGGCAGGTGGTGTTCCTATGGCCTCGGCTGCCCGGCCCCACCGGGAGGGATGAGCGATCGGCTGAGGGGTTCAGCAACCTAAGCTCGACCTTAAGGGTAAGTACTTGAGATTGGAAGTCGCCAGTATTCTTCTTTCTTCTTGTATCGATATCACATCAAACCAACCTTCAATCTCGTTCTCCGGAGTTGCTAAGATGGTTCAAGTCTCACCCATCGGCCTCCTGCTTGGCCTAGTTGCGAGTCAGATCATCTCCGCTCAGGCGCAGTCTCTCCCAAAGCAACTCGCCGTAGTCCGTCGCCGCTCTGGTCTCACGCACAAAGAGTATCTGTACTACCATACACTAGTTCACGGGCAGAAGTCATGGAACGCACCTCGAGACGATTCCTTCCCCGCAGCCTACATCCAAAGCCATGTCTTTGACGGAGTCTTCGGTGCAAACAATAGCGTAGCGAACCAAGTCTACGTCGGCCGCGACGACATCGCCGAGCTATACAGTAGCTCCCCGACGTCCTTCTTGGGCCCACCCTCCACGAATTACACCGAGACGGTGATCGGTCCTGATGGAGCCAACTTCAACGACTTCCCAGTTGCCATGTCGATGATTGCGACGGAGACTTTCCTGACCAATATCACGGCGGGTGCCCCGAAACCTCCGGCGAAACCCGGCAACGAGCCTCCGGTCGCCTTCTTCTGGGCCATGGCTACGAAGAATGCTACATCGAACGAGACGTTTGCGAGGAATCTGGCGGATGCACTGATCAAACCCTTACCCGCCGGAACGATTTATAATGCCAGTATCCACGTCCCTATTCCAGGCGCCGATGTGAGGCCTTACTTTGGTGGAGCGGACATGCCGATCGTCAATACTGTCATCAAATTGTGGCTCAATGACAGCGGGTCAGCCATCACACACCTTCGGGCTTCGCAAACAAAACTGGATAGCGCGGCACTCAACCTGGATGAGAATCTATCGTACATGCTCTTTTCCAAAGAGGTAACGATATGGAATACTAAAGCCGGTATCGAGGTAAGTCGTTGCGGGCTATCGATAGTCCGATAATCACCCCTCGGCCGCAAAGCTTACATCGAAACAGTTTGATATACCGCGCCTCGAGGCTGTTTTGAAGGCCGAGAACTATTGATCACGGAACTTGAAGGGTAACAGACAGGGGTGAAGCCTCAGCTATTAGGCTTCCAGTGAAGCCTTGTATTAACAAATACCCATTCAAATGGACTTTCACTCTGTCCAAAATTGATCTCCGGACAGGTGGTGAGCGGCCGCCGCGATGTCGCATTCTCAAGTGTGGCATGGGGGCTCACGATGGTTGATACCATTTTGACTGCTGGCGAAACCACCTGACCTTATGTTTCAAGAGTCTCTATCGTAACCTCTCAAACAACCCCGTTGCAAAACTGGAGTACCTAGTAGACAAAAGATCAATTCCTTCTCAAAGTCTTACCAATCTTTTCCCCAATCAGGCTAGTCCCTTGCAGGCTGcagtcatcatcatcactgCCAAGCCGGTAGGCGCCCAGAGGCCAGGGCGCAGTCTCAAGAAAACCCCACTGGAATTTACACCGCCCCTGTGAACAGTTCACAGCTACGGCCTCTCACACGTCATATGGTGTGGCGCAACTTGCAGTATGCCAAATTATTGGAAGTTTGCTGCTCGTTTTCGTTGCGAAATAGTAAACTCGCGAAGATCATACCATGTGAAATGTGGCGTTGGTATAGCTAGTAGGGCCAAGACGGGAATCCCAACCGTCCCgaactattagtatccctataacagggtagttagttcgaaccgtagttaacaaagagattaattaaactatataaatatctacgtaaatataaaaaggaggttctaattataggttaggctagttacgataattataaatagggcccctaattagcccctatatagttagctatatattataattaaattaaacttttaatttaatattaactttctctttttttttttaatttatttattataattagaagtataattcgacctcgggtccgtttattaaattatctctttttattctttttctctattctttttatataacttatttttctatttatatattaacttttttattacttataaattactttaaccccttattaagtactatttttataaaagcgttaataaggctattatttttattaatttaacggatcttaagtatctcgtgctttttatataattacttaagggctataatattaattataagcctcttttttttttttttttaatttaataaggtattcgtataatcagtaaaaattagtataaataaccgttaggattaataaaaggctaagttaattaataatcttctttagtattatagaaattatataagtaaagttaacgctattaactatattataaacttttaatataagtatacttctcgttacttacttctttttagttaataagtagtaaattatattattatatatagtaaattcgcttttatttatactctcgttaattaaaataataatataccctaattacgaaacaaagttattattattcgtaaataacttattaataaaaatataaagcttattaattactaagttaattaagtaataaataaggcctcgatcgagatttatttattattatttaagctgcttattaagtattttaatatctcgtttagttagatttatagcttatactaccctaacgtaattaaaagttactttaggctaatatatatttataatatataccccttatataagcttagccttatactacttcttaacgttagttatatttaaattaacgaagttaatttttttaccttattctttttattaaaaaacgacggtttcttttttaataataaaaatcttattattaaatactaggggggtatttattataaggacctcttttagttttattataaagcccgctttttaaagctttttatcctctttctttataaagttaatattaaatagacctaatatattattaatctatattttaacgatcttaaattaattacttttatatttagaaactaataaatatgggtcgtatataaatataactattaataattaattgatataaaaatagtaataagtagcttattaataagtacctaattctacgagcctatataatagcttaagtactttaataattatactttttaaatacttattagctattttctttagtaaataggctaggattttccttataagccctatagctaattaggtataggcctaggtaatattatagttttaaatcttatatccctttttctataataatactattaatattattattaatcgttagctatagcgctatatagtaggcaattatataagtaacgtcgcctttttaatattatcgtacccctaaattacgtatttaaacttcttatatagctagggtattcctttatttttaatcttacgaactatttataatttaaatatatagaggtttatatacttttttaggttataaaggataaattaatagaccccttaattataaagagtatttattttaataagatctaatcccttatatagctttttaataattataattacgctttctttacgtaatttaattactaatttaaaattagctttcttttttactatataaaaagtattaattacctcgttattaataataaattactatattagggcttattattatagctttttataacgtcttattagtaatattagtacccttttaataataatttttttattattatttattaatactactacgacgattttatcaAGAATAATTCCCTaagcctttattataagttatatagttttccctagctttttcttttttataatttaaaaattactttgctaagatttttataatataatttaattaccgtaattaatattttaagaagCTAATTACGAtcccttataactatataagagcactcgttaataaaattgaatttatatagcctagcttattattaagtaatttcgtattatatttatatatccgaatttagtaatatatctaaattaccctttatatcgggcctattatatataataattacctcgttaacttacctttttatacttaattcgcgtagtacccgtattacttttttaattacttaggcttgttaatttatatttaataataataataaagccgaggtcgtttttaaatatattttaaatactaatagcgttaatataagcccgttaggccctataatattattataatatttaagtattatttagaaatatttattattagtaaaatcgggattttcctttttaataattctaaacgccttttttaattattagtataccctttttacttttctaatactataatacgctttaataagtacgacttttagttatatattataagctattatattttctttaaattctactaatttaaaactaatattagcggcggttctaatactatttaatagtccttagtatatattaatttagcttttttatagggctatctatactatttttatttataaatcctaaaaaagttaccctacttaaaaaaatataactacgttaattatatataatactaactaactatttaaatagagaatATTAacaacgatttcctagttaaaattaagcttattacgtaatttaaacttaaatttatataggctctgcgcatttatttagtattaataatatattttcgttaactactctagcgcccctattttaatattattattacttaattattttaaaaagttatatagcctcgtaactaataagtacctaaatctctagtatagttatttaaacttactttttataaaataattaattaatttcgtatcgttaataagccttataaacgtatacccctatcgtcgtttaactattttaaaatacttattattaaaaattctattccttgtattattaaatataatacctagttaatctatattctttaaatataaaagaaatagggtattaataagtaaaatataaaaagttatcgttttaaaatacgactctatttttattatacttagggtaacgatttccttacttaggctaaaactaattttcgtaatacttactattaatatattaaatattactaatacgatcttCTATAgcacttagaattacccttttctttttattaactattataataccttaatatttaaaataatccttTAAAAGTTATctaagccgtactttttatttatataaaacacttatacgagcttagtagttaagtaatctaagtaatataaaaaggacccctctagctatccttagatttacttagtactatattcttttttttttaaatattttaaaaagtaacgtcttctctttaagtattaaaaaaataggctttagccctattaaattcgcccttttaactacttctatatttattatttaaaaaaccttcttttactatccgtaaataaaagcctacttaataaaaacttttattactttttatttatttagcttcgtatatttTTCAAAAGCtaatagggtaaaaaaagagtagttaatatcgttaattttattataatttaattcgttagtataagggataagatcttttttattttttaaattttttataaggggcggatactttaaattattattttaattacttttactaagttttatacccctagatctactcttatatataataaaaaattagctaaattaataagggctagttttattatttattacccttaactctttatattatttatataatttcgtacgctcttttttaaaataattatttaattaatatttatcctttttataaatataatattatttcttttattactttatttacgagttgaatttctatttatttaataaatctaggcctctttattaataattaccgtatttagccttttttttttttatatttaatgaacttaatattattaacaagggctattatatacttagaaataggtttagtacggtatttctattttaatattaaagctagatcttagctttaaatagagcgtctcgtagtttttaagtacttaatatagggttatttttatttttaatatatactaaattataatataaaaatatttaattttttatttattaattcccttatttagttaggtttttattagtttattaattcgattaataagcttttcaAAACTctttactcgcaatttactttttattattctagttataaatataaagaaaatcgctcgtagtttagataagagctctaagttcttattataagtcttaaagcggctttaaattacgttaataatactaaaaaagtcgttttaattaagattacgtaccgttttataatagtaattagaggctttacttataaggacgatattaattactaaataatactaatattccctaatcccgacctttttataataattataaaatattattaaggtttttaataaaaccttatatttccccttagaatataatttcttttttaaaaagatctttttaaagtttataaattattttatatttattattatatttttaatatttatatacgattttcatgttattacgtattattaataattttaagtcgtttatttctttttatattagctaattggtactaaattctatattaataataataacgaactataaatcgaaataagtagaattattaattatcgtacttttagtattatgttttatttttatgtattcttttataataatagattattattaataattatagggaggaggtttatattatttaccttttttttttaatttattcaagcgattatacgccttattaacttatacttagttttataatacgaattcctcctttataatcattattattaagattttatatagttcttataactataactacgctaatgataccccttatttataaaagaatttattaattacttttataattcctaagcttatatttataaactatttatttagttaatagctaaagtcgtttacgattttataaaataggagttacccctatagcccttttttttataaactttagttaaatagattaataccgtattaatttacttattattaagctaatttataattttatatatttacgttccctaataatttaagttaatatttatttatttataaggaattaggattctatttaaaatcgggttctttttttttcttttttattctaATCTACTAAAGGTTATACTCTAGCTCgtacctatattaataattactaacgtatttaattttaataaggatatatttaatttacgtactagctatagtaaatccgtacttgtattacttaataaatttattaaagtttaaaaaattcctacttcttcttatcgtctcgctactactttcgtttttactatttttaataattattactacctttttaacttactaactatcgtacttattgagattttcttttttatttagtataaaaaagtaggttttaatagttctttttcttaataataatagtaaacgtttatattattataaaaaaatataataattagtcttaggatctttattaattactaatcttttattattttttatatttttagctttttaagcctcgtactttttataatttttaaatagcttctttttttaacttacttcttttagggtagtattttataaaaatagttaaaaatagacgctaagtagcttataaaagagctatataagttattaagtataattaataaagttaagcccttttttttataaaatcgtaaacgttaaggacttattaaaaatactcccttattactcgtacttagtaaggctaaatactttagagatctttttttttattacttttctatattttattttatattctttaagtagttttttttataacttaattataattaggtaattattacttatgaataatcctttttattatttagttaatttttaaaattaataatctcgtactaggagctaatataaaaaaaagctttttaataatattctagaggattcttttcttttctttttaaatcctaATCTtcctagcttttttttaagttgataataattataataaaaagttataagactactttaaaatagctaccttttttttaaattaatctctaagatttataatacttttaatttaatattattaggacctctaaatcccctctttttttattaaaccgtcctttatattatatttttaaataatacttagggagtaattaagggggctataaggagattatttagattataagcttaaggttatatttataaaatccttataataataaacctttttatatattctaaatctcttagttttataacttttatataagttcttattatacttattaaaagtatttatatttagagatccttttttttaattacgtagtacttttttatattatactaacgagCTCGtccgttatactaattaattaagtaagtaattactttataagtatttctttttactaatttaactagttaatttctaattataagccggttataaaaaggttatttaataaaaaagctatttagaataataataaaaagctaattacttaagcagtcccgttaattaacgtagttta
Proteins encoded in this region:
- a CDS encoding fungal specific transcription factor → MSVPFWSSAQPLFMIRDLSKPGAWPPTELSLLRVSNSMLSCTNKPQQLCQKYRLLGNADQCQNATKASMRYLLSSNVLSLQRALRATGAAIMIPNALFTAMRHGGRGKPITALSLRVTLGDVQGLNNRIQQLEDALAKANSQQPTQADTPNQGQPTPAISVSEEISNSASVQSPIQATIQNSIAFSDQSLSPLVFSQTPTSVDDTYTTPLVDGPGSYVGPNWFFRGIHAFSEDGRRWISSKTGQTIDWSKLQIFTPKPSPFARRHAQLSSDLCQLPDRASLRELLSSYFISSFRLRYPLIDKVLFEETINEAYGDPDNISPLPIRLAARACVFGVVSLMTLLPDAQPGSLGLDGNESAARASYLLSQLVGYASLTTLQTTLLLHVQRLLCGYWQDADSLLPGACRTVGALGGHHYQPLKTLTGEIPLSERRQCHIRNLFWVCYMSDKDLSLRTGQPPLLADIYCDLTVPETYLSSYTYLRGLNEYLHHSDASSDEARTPHFSGDAQLGYLKEKVYRLLYSAQALRNKDNRLLISIRELDDEIECWRLSVPVDFRPALSVSSNTLLITPETKPPHARRYFHLLLEYWYLMIYVHTTVRRYDAHTIIGDGGQDLHRVIHSSYDLSMEAGRSTLRCLRVCMNTFSYEGFWLVIIFPSASSSIIEPIPAANILVLLIFYATNAAIALFLNMIIHPEDADGQLDLELLISAANAIRVSIPRASTREESARIQRTSDFMMWLMWLGSCAITKSQEEGLQHEL